One Mercurialis annua linkage group LG3, ddMerAnnu1.2, whole genome shotgun sequence DNA window includes the following coding sequences:
- the LOC126673592 gene encoding ADP,ATP carrier protein 1, mitochondrial-like, which yields MANRDQYQYGAFRGSSPLKSQFAYRNHYNPGLQYATTGTTQASRSLPVLVQAPSEKGLSGFAVDFAMGGVSATVSKSAAAPIERVKLLIQNQNEMIKAGRLSEPYKGIGDCFGRTIREEGFLSLWRGNTTNIIRYFPTQAFNFAFKDYFKMLFNFKKDRDGYWKWFGGNLASGGAAGASSLFLTYSLDYARTRLTNDGKAAKTGGERQFNGLIDVYRKTLKSDGVAGLYRGFNISCVGIIIYRGLYFGMYDSLKPVVLTGKLQDNFMASFALGWVVTNGAGMASYPIDTIRRRMMMTSGEAVKYKNSMDAFTQILKNEGAKSLFKGGGANILRAIAGAGVLSGYDKLQVLVFGKAYGSGGG from the exons atggCTAACAGGGACCAGTACCAGTATGGAGCCTTTCGAGGCTCTTCTCCGCTTAAAAGTCAGTTTGCATACCGGAATCACTACAATCCGGGATTGCAGTATGCTACAACTGGGACAACTCAAGCTTCCCGTAGTCTTCCGGTGCTTGTCCAAGCTCCGTCGGAGAAAGGGCTATCAGGATTTGCTGTAGATTTTGCTATGGGTGGAGTTTCTGCTACTGTGTCCAAATCTGCTGCAGCTCCAATTGAGCGCGTGAAGCTGTTGATCCAAAACCAAAACGAAATGATCAAAGCTGGTCGGCTTTCTGAACCCTATAAAGGAATAGGAGATTGTTTTGGCCGAACAATCAGAGAAGAAGGTTTTCTTTCGTTATGGAGAGGCAACACGACGAATATCATCCGCTATTTTCCTACTCAG GCCTTTAATTTTGCATTCAAAGATTACTTTAAAATGCTTTTCAACTTCAAGAAGGACAGAGATGGGTACTGGAAGTGGTTCGGTGGTAACTTGGCATCAGGTGGTGCTGCTGGTGCTTCTTCTCTATTCCTTACATATTCTCTGGATTACGCAAGAACTCGTCTTACAAATGACGGCAAAGCTGCAAAGACAGGAGGAGAGAGACAATTCAATGGTCTGATCGATGTGTACAGGAAGACTCTGAAATCAGACGGTGTGGCTGGACTTTACCGCGGATTCAACATTTCATGCGTTGGCATTATTATATATCGCGGTCTATATTTCGGGATGTATGATTCTCTGAAGCCGGTAGTCCTGACAGGAAAGCTTCAG GATAACTTCATGGCTAGCTTTGCTCTAGGGTGGGTAGTGACCAACGGTGCTGGCATGGCCTCGTATCCGATTGATACTATTCGGAGAAGAATGATGATGACTTCAGGTGAAGCTGTGAAGTATAAGAATTCGATGGATGCATTTACTCAAATCTTGAAGAATGAAGGGGCTAAATCACTGTTCAAAGGTGGTGGTGCAAACATTCTTCGAGCAATTGCTGGTGCTGGTGTTCTTTCTGGATACGACAAGCTTCAGGTTCTTGTGTTTGGAAAAGCTTATGGTTCTGGTGGAGGCTAA
- the LOC126671378 gene encoding ADP,ATP carrier protein 1, mitochondrial-like, protein MADNRLQFRYGGFQMAAVNQRQFSYRNYSNPAFQYPLTRTCPDLSSPAALTRSPVFVQAPSEKGVSGFLIDFLMGGVSAAVSKTAAAPIERVKLLIQNQDEMIKTGRLSEPYKGIGDCFSRTMKDEGMVSLWRGNTANVIRYFPTQALNFAFKDYFKSLFNFKKDRDGYWKWFAGNLASGGAAGASSLLFVYSLDYARTRLANDSKAAKKGGERQFNGLVDVYRKTLKSDGVAGLYRGFNISCVGIIVYRGLYFGMYDSLKPVLLTGKMQDSFFASFALGWVITNGAGLASYPIDTVRRRMMMTSGEAVKYKSSFEAFNVILKNEGAKSLFKGAGANILRAVAGAGVLAGYDKLQMIVLGKKFGSGGG, encoded by the exons ATGGCTGATAATCGCCTCCAATTTCGATACGGCGGCTTTCAAATGGCTGCCGTGAATCAGCGGCAGTTTTCATATAGAAATTACTCCAATCCAGCATTCCAATACCCTTTGACTAGAACATGCCCCGATCTATCATCACCGGCTGCATTAACGCGGTCACCGGTATTTGTCCAAGCTCCTTCGGAGAAAGGTGTTTCTGGATTCCTTATAGATTTTCTGATGGGCGGAGTTTCCGCAGCTGTATCTAAAACCGCCGCAGCTCCGATAGAACGTGTGAAGCTGTTGATACAAAACCAAGATGAGATGATCAAAACTGGCCGGCTCTCTGAACCCTACAAGGGAATCGGAGATTGTTTCAGCCGGACGATGAAAGATGAGGGAATGGTGTCGCTTTGGAGAGGAAACACCGCCAATGTCATCCGTTATTTCCCCACCCAG GCCTTGAATTTTGCATTCAAAGACTACTTTAAGAGCCTCTTCAACTTTAAGAAGGACCGTGATGGCTACTGGAAGTGGTTTGCTGGCAACTTGGCATCAGGTGGTGCTGCCGGTGCATCTTCTCTGCTGTTCGTGTATTCTTTGGATTATGCTAGAACTCGTCTTGCAAATGATTCCAAGGCTGCAAAGAAGGGAGGGGAGAGGCAATTCAATGGCTTAGTTGATGTCTACAGAAAGACTTTGAAATCTGACGGTGTCGCCGGACTTTACCGCGGATTTAACATTTCCTGCGTCGGCATTATAGTGTACCGCGGTCTGTATTTTGGAATGTATGATTCTCTGAAGCCAGTTCTTTTGACCGGAAAGATGCAG GATAGTTTCTTTGCTAGCTTTGCCCTCGGTTGGGTTATTACGAACGGTGCTGGTCTGGCTTCGTACCCAATCGACACTGTACGGAGAAGAATGATGATGACATCAGGTGAGGCAGTGAAGTACAAAAGCTCATTCGAAGCCTTCAATGTGATCCTGAAAAATGAGGGAGCCAAGTCTCTGTTCAAGGGTGCCGGCGCGAACATCCTTCGAGCAGTTGCGGGTGCTGGTGTGCTTGCTGGATACGATAAGCTTCAAATGATCGTGCTTGGAAAGAAATTTGGCTCTGGAGGAGGCTAA